Proteins encoded together in one Triticum dicoccoides isolate Atlit2015 ecotype Zavitan chromosome 7B, WEW_v2.0, whole genome shotgun sequence window:
- the LOC119338784 gene encoding putative F-box/FBD/LRR-repeat protein At3g49030, whose translation MESNGEPPNKTAALASAVVPGAAAAVPGGGMDFLSRLPDHLLVDILLRLRTKEAVATTVLSQRWRGVWAQLPHLFFDGVHPSVPARALTAYEALAASEAHAAADIQSLAVSPDQVDARETFAWLSLAAPLLCGRLQLDDSRAVSDEMVELFRGRRRRHDGEASEMPCFRRATEIRLRLGFLTQGLPRVGVFDALRLMRLQNFQSRGQFLISDTMLPSLQELTMRGVRDMNVLTLNSKSLVSIDLSYLMGLQRLHITAPRLHQLEVVRCFYDSLKPVASITAERLEVFRWNGPYDLESVHLGEMPCLQTLGAPPIDTHRWRGFQMAQICAGFLGRFTAVHHLELDMTLGVSAFSSSWIQLFLWSPLGLKLCNVIHEHKLFSP comes from the exons ATGGAAAGCAACGGCGAGCCCCCCAACAAGACCGCCGCGCTCGCCTCCGCGGTCGTCCCCGGCGCGGCCGCTGCGGTCCCTGGAGGCGGCATGGATTTCTTGAGCCGCCTCCCCGACCACCTCCTCGTCGacatcctcctccgcctccgcaccAAGGAAGCCGTCGCGACGACCGTCCTCTCCCAGAGATGGCGCGGCGTATGGGCCCAGCTTCCCCACCTCTTCTTCGACGGCGTACACCCCTCCGTGCCCGCCCGTGCCCTCACGGCCTACGAGGCCCTCGCCGCCTCGGAGGCGCACGCGGCCGCCGACATCCAGAGCCTCGCCGTCTCGCCCGACCAGGTGGACGCGCGGGAGACCTTCGCCTGGCTTTCCCTCGCCGCGCCCCTCCTCTGCGGCCGGCTACAGCTCGACGACAGCCGCGCTGTGTCGGACGAAATGGTAGAGCTCTttcggggacgacgacgacggcacGACGGCGAGGCGTCCGAGATGCCCTGCTTCAGGAGAGCCACAGAGATTCGACTTCGCCTCGGGTTTCTTACCCAGGGA CTGCCACGGGTTGGCGTCTTTGATGCGCTTAGGCTGATGCGGTTGCAGAACTTCCAGTCTCGGGGCCAGTTTCTCATCAGCGACACCATGCTCccgtccttgcaagaactaaccatgAGAGGAGTCCGTGACATGAACGTGCTGACGCTCAACTCCAAGTCTCTGGTATCTATTGATCTGTCCTATCTCATGGGGCTTCAGCGTCTCCACATCACGGCTCCAAGGCTCCATCAGCTAGAGGTGGTACGCTGCTTCTATGATTCTCTCAAACCAGTTGCCAGCATTACTGCAGAGAGATTAGAGGTGTTCAGGTGGAATGGGCCTTATGATCTAGAGTCTGTCCACCTCGGAGAGATGCCGTGCCTCCAGACGCTCGGAGCACCTCCTATCGACACACATCGTTGGCGAGGTTTTCAGATGGCTCAGATATGTGCAGGGTTTCTTGGTCGCTTTACAGCAGTTCACCACCTTGAGCTTGACATGACTCTTGGTGTGAGTGCCTTTTCTTCCTCTTGGATACAATTATTTTTATGGTCTCCTCTTGGACTTAAACTGTGCAATGTTATTCATGAGCATAAATTATTCTCTCCTTGA